One region of Dokdonia sp. 4H-3-7-5 genomic DNA includes:
- a CDS encoding TonB-dependent receptor family protein yields the protein MKNIITSFICSMAFFYGAYSQTGSIPNQTIDTIVISSSRIKSNVQQIPAAVSVITASKEDATRQQLSLQEYVQQVPGVFTQNANNFAQDLRISIRGFGARSSFGIRGIKLIVDGIPETTPDGQGQLDNINLGIIDRIEITKGASASLYGNASGGVIDVITKSFDTLAGNITSVKAGIGAFEFQNYQATATIGDSNANYTFHGNYATSDGYRDQSGFEQINTNFKGQFKIGENTFLTAILNYADSPQADDPGGLTLEEVNANRRQARDRNVQFKTGEAIEQFKVGTSLAWNKNENTTVNAYAFYSNRQFNGLLPFEFGGIVDLSRNYLGQGTSITYKKNKNTIRAGYDFAYQNDRRNRFRNLDGEEGSQTLGQREKFTNLGVYITDHLSLGKLLITAGARFDYNKLSADDDLLDNGDDSGSLTLNSFNPSVGVSYAFAKALSPYMNVATSFETPSLSELSSNPDGSIGFNENLKAQKAASFEVGLKGTIASKLQYQLAAFLINTKDDLVPFELAEFPDREFFRNAGKTKRHGVEVEASYRALPLGNGWLNATGSYTYSDFTYDEFETPNGDFDGNFLPGIAKHMSSVGLQYAGETGISASINTNFIGEQFAQDSNETTIDGYELVNVRASYETLFREVSLKPYVGINNVLDQKYTDNVRINAFGGRFYEPAPGLTIFGGITLEF from the coding sequence TTGAAAAATATTATCACCTCTTTTATCTGTTCGATGGCATTCTTTTATGGTGCCTATAGTCAGACGGGATCTATACCTAATCAGACTATTGATACTATTGTAATTTCCTCATCGAGAATTAAGAGTAATGTACAGCAAATACCTGCAGCCGTTTCTGTTATTACTGCGAGCAAAGAAGATGCTACTAGACAGCAACTATCCTTACAAGAGTATGTACAGCAAGTGCCAGGTGTGTTTACTCAAAATGCAAACAACTTTGCTCAGGATTTACGAATATCCATTCGTGGTTTTGGAGCAAGATCTAGTTTTGGGATACGAGGTATAAAACTTATTGTAGATGGGATTCCAGAGACCACTCCAGATGGGCAAGGACAACTTGATAATATTAATCTTGGGATTATTGATCGTATTGAGATTACAAAAGGAGCAAGTGCTAGCCTTTACGGTAATGCTTCTGGTGGTGTGATTGATGTAATCACAAAATCTTTTGACACACTGGCGGGAAATATCACCTCAGTAAAAGCTGGAATAGGTGCTTTTGAATTTCAAAATTATCAAGCCACGGCTACCATAGGAGATTCAAATGCAAACTATACCTTCCATGGTAATTATGCGACTAGCGATGGTTACAGAGATCAAAGCGGTTTTGAGCAAATAAACACCAATTTTAAAGGGCAATTTAAAATAGGTGAGAATACTTTTCTAACGGCTATTCTTAATTATGCAGACTCACCACAGGCAGATGACCCTGGCGGATTGACGCTGGAGGAAGTTAACGCTAATAGACGACAGGCAAGAGATAGAAATGTGCAGTTTAAAACTGGTGAGGCCATAGAACAGTTTAAAGTAGGAACCAGCCTAGCGTGGAATAAGAATGAGAATACCACCGTAAATGCCTATGCTTTTTATAGCAACCGACAGTTTAATGGGTTGTTGCCATTTGAATTTGGTGGTATTGTAGACTTATCACGCAATTACTTAGGGCAAGGAACGAGTATAACTTACAAGAAAAATAAGAATACCATACGCGCAGGATACGACTTTGCTTATCAAAATGATCGCAGAAACAGATTTAGAAACCTTGATGGAGAAGAGGGAAGTCAAACGCTGGGACAGCGTGAGAAATTTACTAACCTAGGTGTTTATATTACAGACCACCTTTCGCTAGGTAAATTATTGATTACAGCCGGAGCGAGGTTTGATTACAACAAACTTTCGGCAGATGATGATTTACTGGATAACGGTGATGATTCTGGAAGTCTTACATTAAATTCTTTTAACCCTAGTGTTGGTGTTAGTTACGCTTTCGCGAAAGCATTATCTCCATACATGAATGTCGCAACAAGTTTTGAGACACCGTCATTATCAGAATTATCATCAAATCCTGATGGTTCTATAGGATTTAATGAAAATCTAAAAGCGCAAAAGGCAGCTAGCTTTGAGGTGGGTTTAAAAGGGACTATTGCAAGCAAGTTGCAATATCAACTCGCTGCGTTTTTGATAAACACAAAAGATGATTTAGTGCCTTTTGAGTTGGCGGAATTTCCAGATCGTGAGTTTTTTAGAAATGCAGGAAAAACTAAGCGTCATGGTGTTGAGGTTGAGGCTTCATACAGAGCATTGCCCTTAGGAAACGGTTGGTTAAACGCTACGGGTTCTTATACCTACTCAGACTTTACCTATGATGAATTTGAAACGCCAAACGGAGATTTTGACGGTAATTTCTTACCGGGCATTGCAAAGCATATGTCTAGTGTAGGGTTACAATATGCAGGTGAAACTGGTATAAGTGCAAGCATAAATACAAATTTTATAGGAGAGCAATTTGCTCAAGATAGTAACGAGACTACTATAGATGGATATGAGCTCGTTAATGTGAGAGCCAGCTATGAGACATTATTTAGAGAGGTGAGTTTAAAGCCTTACGTTGGGATCAACAACGTGTTAGATCAAAAATATACAGATAACGTGCGCATTAATGCCTTTGGAGGAAGGTTTTATGAACCTGCGCCGGGACTCACTATTTTTGGAGGAATCACACTCGAATTTTAA
- a CDS encoding sulfite exporter TauE/SafE family protein yields the protein MTEVQTYIIAIIGGLIAGGINTLAGNGSAITLTILTEVLGLPGNIANGTNRIGIFTQCSATSWVFYKNGRLDIAKNKKYIIPIFIGAIAGAILAINVSNEQFRAVFKFMMVFMLLAVLVKPKRWLRETDLTFKPKWYIYIPLLFALGFYGGFIQMGMGVFFLIIMVLGMRFNIIESNALKSFVIGLYTLFVIAIFHYQGLIDWKLGGIMAIGQTTGGFLTARFASKNKWADQVAYYVLIIVLIGAIGKMFLF from the coding sequence GTGACAGAAGTACAAACATATATTATTGCTATAATAGGAGGTCTTATCGCTGGCGGGATCAATACCCTTGCAGGAAATGGAAGCGCCATTACCTTAACGATTCTTACGGAGGTGCTTGGGCTGCCAGGCAATATTGCAAATGGAACTAACCGCATTGGGATTTTTACACAATGCTCTGCAACCTCGTGGGTTTTTTATAAGAATGGAAGGCTTGATATCGCAAAGAATAAAAAATATATAATTCCCATTTTTATAGGAGCTATTGCGGGAGCTATTCTTGCCATAAATGTAAGCAATGAGCAGTTTAGAGCGGTGTTCAAATTCATGATGGTGTTCATGCTGCTAGCTGTATTAGTGAAGCCTAAGCGCTGGCTCAGAGAAACAGATCTTACGTTTAAACCTAAATGGTACATTTATATCCCATTGCTTTTTGCTCTTGGATTTTATGGAGGATTTATCCAGATGGGTATGGGCGTGTTTTTCCTTATAATCATGGTGTTAGGAATGCGCTTTAATATCATAGAAAGTAATGCGCTCAAAAGTTTTGTAATAGGACTTTATACGCTCTTTGTAATTGCAATTTTTCACTACCAAGGGCTCATTGATTGGAAACTGGGAGGCATTATGGCAATAGGACAAACTACAGGTGGGTTTCTTACTGCTCGTTTCGCTAGTAAGAATAAATGGGCAGATCAAGTAGCATATTACGTTCTTATTATTGTGCTTATAGGTGCCATAGGAAAGATGTTTTTGTTTTAA
- a CDS encoding ribonucleoside-diphosphate reductase subunit alpha, with translation MNDQELIKGQVSATTAGKENELLTARKEALSNKTESEGAGFKWLTENSRKFLGAGYLSPGVSPEERIREVADRAEQILGIPGFSDKFYGYMSEGFFSLASPVWSNFGKERGLPISCFGSHISDDMGNILYTQSEVGMMSKLGGGTSGYFGKIRPRGADVKNNGQASGSVHIMQLFESMVDVVSQGSVRRGRFSPYLPIEHADIEEFLKIGTEGNSIQELTHGVTVTNEWMEEMIAGDSAKRSLWAKVLQSRGEMGYPYIFFTDNANNGAADVYKDNDHKIYASNLCTEIMLPSNDDWSFVCVLSSVNVLHYDKWKNTDAVETMVYFLDAVITEFLEKLERYRDSDSREDRQTFLFMERAYNFAKANRSLGLGVLGWHSLLQSRMLPFNSQEAYNLNSEIFKAIKDKSYEASEELAKTFGEPEVLKGYGRRNATLNAVAPTTSSAFILGQVSQGIEPIWSNIYVKDIAKIKTTIKNPFLEELLEEKGMNTTEVWRSIRDMDGSVQHLEFLSENEKDTFKTYSEIDQMDIIYQAANRQNHIDQGQSVNIIVHPEMPVKEINKIHVTAWKLGLKSLYYQHSMNAAQKFKQKKDCASCEA, from the coding sequence ATGAACGATCAAGAACTAATTAAAGGACAAGTTTCTGCAACGACAGCAGGAAAAGAAAATGAATTGCTAACTGCTCGTAAAGAAGCGTTGTCTAATAAAACAGAGAGTGAAGGAGCCGGATTTAAGTGGCTTACAGAAAATAGTCGTAAGTTTTTAGGTGCAGGATATTTAAGCCCTGGAGTATCTCCAGAGGAACGTATACGTGAAGTAGCAGATAGAGCAGAGCAAATTTTAGGGATACCAGGATTTAGTGATAAATTCTATGGGTATATGTCTGAAGGTTTTTTCTCACTAGCTTCTCCAGTATGGTCAAACTTTGGAAAAGAAAGAGGACTTCCTATAAGCTGTTTCGGGTCACATATCTCTGATGATATGGGTAACATCTTGTATACTCAATCTGAGGTAGGAATGATGTCAAAACTAGGAGGTGGTACTTCTGGTTATTTCGGTAAAATAAGACCGAGAGGAGCAGATGTAAAGAACAACGGGCAAGCGTCTGGTTCTGTGCACATCATGCAGCTTTTTGAATCTATGGTAGATGTAGTAAGTCAAGGATCTGTGAGACGTGGTCGTTTTTCTCCTTACCTACCTATCGAGCATGCAGATATCGAAGAATTCTTAAAAATAGGAACAGAAGGAAATAGCATCCAAGAGCTTACACACGGTGTAACTGTGACAAACGAGTGGATGGAAGAAATGATTGCGGGCGATAGTGCTAAGCGTTCATTATGGGCAAAAGTATTGCAGTCTAGAGGAGAGATGGGATATCCATACATTTTCTTTACAGACAATGCAAATAATGGTGCTGCCGATGTATATAAGGATAACGATCACAAAATCTACGCAAGTAACCTTTGTACTGAGATTATGTTACCTTCTAATGATGATTGGTCATTTGTATGTGTACTTTCTTCGGTAAATGTATTACACTACGATAAGTGGAAGAATACAGATGCTGTAGAAACTATGGTGTATTTCTTAGATGCAGTTATTACTGAGTTCTTAGAAAAATTAGAAAGATATAGAGATTCAGATTCTAGAGAAGATCGCCAGACGTTCTTATTTATGGAGCGTGCTTATAACTTTGCAAAGGCTAACCGTTCATTAGGTTTAGGAGTACTAGGATGGCACTCATTATTACAGTCTAGAATGCTACCTTTTAATAGTCAAGAAGCATACAACTTGAACAGCGAAATCTTCAAGGCAATTAAAGATAAGTCTTATGAAGCATCAGAAGAGCTTGCAAAGACATTTGGAGAGCCAGAAGTACTTAAAGGATATGGTAGACGTAACGCGACACTTAATGCGGTTGCACCTACAACATCATCTGCTTTTATACTAGGTCAAGTGTCTCAAGGTATTGAGCCAATCTGGTCTAATATTTATGTAAAAGATATTGCAAAGATTAAGACTACAATCAAGAACCCATTCTTAGAAGAACTTCTTGAAGAAAAAGGAATGAATACTACAGAGGTGTGGAGAAGCATCCGTGATATGGATGGGTCTGTGCAGCACTTAGAATTCTTGAGTGAGAATGAGAAGGATACTTTTAAAACGTATTCAGAAATTGACCAGATGGATATTATCTATCAAGCAGCAAACCGTCAAAATCACATTGATCAAGGACAATCTGTAAATATTATTGTGCATCCAGAGATGCCGGTAAAAGAGATTAACAAGATCCACGTGACTGCATGGAAGCTAGGGTTAAAATCTTTATACTACCAGCACAGTATGAATGCAGCACAAAAATTCAAGCAAAAGAAAGACTGTGCGAGTTGTGAAGCATAA
- a CDS encoding alpha/beta hydrolase family protein: protein MKRLLQLKKWIYKQLNAITPGAIAIKGAAKGLFIGTSIIFLIFAIHAIQTMGDSTLMLLQLAILIGTVLSVYLGLWVLKKLARIPKILQVALLITTPLLLLSLSEELVYWLWAVIILATAGAAIAVLTSKGFRQKTIIKKIITLLGGVLAITGCTLAILGLSPKGFDMKPIANAAALSSDNIAPINAPSPSLNGNYKVQTLTYGSGTDKHRPEYGEEATIITNTIDGIPFLDNWEGMSGWYRERFWGFDARELPVNGRVWYPEGEGPFPLALIVHGNHSMHDFSDEGYAYLGELMASRGFIFASVDQNFINSSWSDIPEGLDEENDARAWILLEHLKAWHEWNEDTESSFYKKINTTQIALLGHSRGGEAVAHAALLNKLSHYPDDATIAMDYNYNINTIIAIAPVDGQYEPGNTRTSLKDINYFVMHGAQDGDVSSYVGSKQYERITFSDSTDYIKSGLYIQGANHGQFNTSWGANDAGLAVTPFLNNKQLLPKKDQEEIAKVYISAFLETTLKNHREYLPLFIDARKGREWLPETIYLNQYEDSSFDAIATFDEDFDVVTTVDTTTTILTENLSVWREQEIALKWGEKGSRAAYIGWSYDNIDEETTLPDSIVANYSFVFKKPLSTKDSSKVFTFSLAESTESTNPKSGGKWINDEDNNINKEPLPTNNIANNSQQTTEDSIDDSEDTALPEEPIDFTVIMEDTAGNTASMCLSDFSALQKEIGVRVWKSQFIEEETLSENVFQTYYFPLEDFHDRNKALDVKGIVSISFVFDNTSEGVIILDNVGFMKRL from the coding sequence ATGAAACGATTATTACAACTTAAAAAGTGGATTTATAAGCAATTAAATGCGATAACTCCTGGTGCAATCGCCATTAAAGGTGCCGCAAAAGGACTTTTTATAGGGACCTCCATTATCTTTTTGATTTTTGCGATACACGCTATACAAACAATGGGTGACAGTACACTCATGCTATTACAGCTCGCTATTCTCATAGGGACTGTACTATCTGTATACTTAGGATTATGGGTACTCAAAAAGCTCGCTCGCATTCCCAAAATTCTTCAGGTAGCACTACTGATCACTACACCACTCCTTCTGCTATCATTATCAGAAGAACTCGTTTACTGGTTGTGGGCTGTGATTATACTTGCAACCGCAGGAGCTGCTATTGCTGTCCTTACTAGCAAAGGATTTAGACAGAAGACTATTATAAAAAAAATAATAACACTTCTGGGAGGAGTACTCGCAATTACTGGATGTACACTTGCAATTTTAGGGCTTTCACCTAAAGGGTTTGACATGAAACCGATAGCAAATGCGGCTGCTCTAAGCTCAGATAATATTGCACCTATTAACGCTCCTTCTCCATCCCTAAATGGTAATTACAAAGTACAGACATTAACGTATGGAAGCGGTACTGACAAACACAGACCTGAATATGGAGAAGAAGCCACTATTATCACAAATACTATTGATGGAATACCGTTTTTAGATAATTGGGAAGGAATGAGTGGATGGTATAGAGAACGTTTTTGGGGATTTGACGCTAGAGAACTTCCTGTAAATGGTCGGGTCTGGTATCCAGAGGGAGAAGGCCCGTTCCCACTTGCGTTAATTGTACACGGTAATCACTCCATGCACGACTTCTCAGACGAAGGGTATGCCTATCTAGGAGAATTAATGGCTTCAAGAGGATTCATTTTTGCATCTGTAGATCAAAATTTCATCAATAGTAGTTGGTCAGATATCCCTGAAGGTCTTGACGAAGAAAATGATGCCCGTGCCTGGATACTTCTAGAACATCTAAAAGCATGGCATGAGTGGAATGAAGATACAGAAAGTAGTTTTTATAAAAAAATAAATACTACTCAGATAGCATTACTAGGTCACTCTCGAGGTGGCGAAGCTGTGGCACATGCCGCCCTACTAAACAAGCTTTCACATTATCCTGATGATGCAACCATCGCTATGGATTACAACTACAATATCAATACAATCATTGCGATTGCTCCTGTAGACGGACAGTACGAACCTGGAAATACACGCACATCACTCAAGGACATCAACTATTTTGTAATGCATGGCGCTCAAGATGGGGATGTGAGTTCTTATGTAGGGTCTAAACAATATGAGCGCATTACATTTTCTGATAGTACAGACTACATAAAAAGCGGACTTTATATACAGGGAGCAAATCATGGACAGTTTAATACTAGCTGGGGAGCTAATGATGCGGGACTTGCAGTAACGCCGTTTTTAAACAACAAGCAATTGCTTCCCAAAAAAGATCAAGAAGAAATAGCCAAAGTTTACATAAGCGCATTTCTAGAGACTACACTTAAAAATCACAGAGAATACTTACCGCTATTTATTGATGCTCGCAAAGGGAGAGAATGGCTTCCAGAAACCATCTACCTTAACCAATATGAAGATAGTTCCTTTGATGCCATTGCTACTTTTGATGAAGATTTTGATGTTGTGACTACTGTAGACACTACCACAACAATATTAACGGAAAACCTAAGCGTGTGGAGAGAACAAGAAATAGCACTAAAATGGGGAGAGAAAGGTAGTCGTGCGGCATATATAGGCTGGAGCTATGACAATATTGATGAAGAAACAACTCTTCCCGATAGCATTGTTGCTAATTATTCATTTGTATTTAAAAAACCGCTCAGCACCAAAGACAGTAGCAAGGTGTTTACATTTTCACTAGCAGAATCCACCGAAAGTACAAATCCAAAATCAGGTGGAAAATGGATAAACGATGAAGACAACAATATAAATAAGGAACCATTACCGACTAACAATATCGCTAACAACAGTCAGCAAACTACCGAAGATAGTATAGATGATAGTGAAGACACAGCGCTTCCAGAAGAACCTATTGACTTTACAGTTATTATGGAGGACACCGCTGGAAACACCGCTTCTATGTGTTTAAGTGACTTCTCTGCATTACAAAAGGAAATAGGTGTGCGAGTATGGAAGTCTCAATTTATAGAAGAGGAAACACTCTCAGAAAATGTATTCCAGACTTATTATTTCCCACTAGAGGACTTCCATGATCGCAACAAGGCTCTTGATGTAAAAGGAATTGTGAGTATCTCGTTCGTATTTGACAACACTTCAGAAGGTGTAATCATTTTAGATAATGTTGGTTTTATGAAACGATTGTGA
- a CDS encoding ribonucleotide-diphosphate reductase subunit beta, with the protein MEITHIVKRDFQTKPFHQEKITSAILKAMTAIEHGGPEDAQRISDMVYSDLKKRKELDASYIPTIEQIQDLVERKLMLSEEFVDVAKTYILYRDEQAQKRKTNIFEKRINLKPYEYPQLYDYVPAIRHSYWIHTEYNFTSDIQDFKTRITDVERSAIKNTMLAISQIEVAVKGFWGDIYHKMPKPEVGAVGATFAESEVRHADAYSHLLEILGLNKEFKLLKKKPVMMKRVQYLETALKNAKSEDNKEYSESILLFSLFIEHVSLFSQFLIIMAFNKHKNMLKGISNVVEATSKEEQIHGDFGIDIIKIIKAENPEWFDAEHSATVQEMCKEAFKAESNIVDWIFEAGELDFLPKALVNEFIKDRFNKSLTSIGIEPVFEVDETLLKDAEWFDDEIIGTKHGDFFVKRSVNYTKRAQSITEDDLF; encoded by the coding sequence ATGGAAATTACCCACATCGTCAAGCGCGACTTTCAAACGAAACCGTTTCACCAAGAGAAGATTACAAGTGCCATTCTTAAGGCCATGACAGCTATTGAACATGGAGGTCCAGAGGATGCACAGCGTATTTCTGATATGGTATATAGTGACCTTAAGAAGAGAAAGGAACTTGATGCAAGTTACATTCCTACTATTGAGCAAATACAAGATCTTGTAGAGCGTAAGTTAATGCTAAGTGAGGAGTTTGTAGATGTTGCAAAAACGTACATTTTGTACCGTGATGAACAAGCACAAAAGCGTAAAACAAACATCTTTGAAAAGCGTATCAATCTTAAGCCTTACGAGTATCCACAATTATATGATTACGTTCCAGCAATAAGACACTCTTACTGGATACATACAGAGTATAACTTTACGAGTGATATACAAGATTTTAAAACACGTATTACAGATGTAGAACGTAGTGCTATCAAAAATACAATGCTAGCAATCTCTCAAATAGAAGTTGCGGTAAAAGGATTTTGGGGAGATATCTATCACAAAATGCCTAAGCCAGAAGTAGGAGCGGTAGGAGCAACATTTGCAGAGAGTGAAGTGCGTCACGCAGATGCATACTCACACCTTCTTGAAATACTAGGTCTTAATAAAGAGTTTAAATTACTCAAGAAAAAGCCAGTAATGATGAAGCGTGTGCAGTACCTTGAGACGGCACTTAAGAATGCAAAAAGTGAAGACAATAAAGAATACTCAGAGTCTATCTTATTATTCTCTCTCTTTATTGAGCACGTTTCACTGTTTTCTCAGTTCTTAATTATCATGGCATTTAATAAGCATAAAAACATGCTTAAAGGAATATCAAACGTAGTAGAGGCAACTTCTAAGGAGGAGCAGATACACGGTGATTTTGGTATTGATATTATAAAAATTATTAAAGCAGAAAATCCAGAGTGGTTTGATGCAGAGCATAGCGCAACCGTACAAGAAATGTGTAAGGAAGCATTCAAAGCAGAAAGCAATATTGTAGACTGGATCTTTGAGGCTGGAGAATTAGACTTCTTACCTAAAGCGCTTGTAAACGAATTTATAAAAGACAGATTCAATAAATCTCTTACGAGTATTGGTATTGAACCTGTTTTTGAAGTTGATGAAACTTTATTAAAAGATGCAGAGTGGTTTGATGATGAAATCATAGGGACCAAACATGGCGATTTCTTTGTTAAGAGATCTGTCAACTACACAAAAAGAGCACAAAGTATAACCGAAGACGACCTATTTTAA
- a CDS encoding ThuA domain-containing protein — translation MRVKMLLKISFCILFITSCNQAEDKKQVIDESPKQLRALIVDGQNNHGVWPKTTMMMKSYLEETGLFEVDIYRTAYTYQGPHHGIVDGLNHDSITQLVEKYRVDDARIHEVKDSIIADASFNPEFDTYDVILSNFGDKTANWPEDTKEDFESYMKNGGGLVVVHGANNSWGDWPAFNKMIGVGGWGNRPHDRLNQIYINEEEQLKIEPSNGEESSHGPETEFVLTAWDTLHPIMRGLPKQWMHTKDELYDRLRGPAKNVNVLYYAYSDVEGNAQPWAPENKGSGRGEPLIMTINYEKGRVFHTALGHMDISMESVGFITTLQRGAEWAATGRVTQEVPSDFPTKKSAVKRSWR, via the coding sequence ATGCGTGTCAAAATGTTACTCAAAATAAGTTTCTGTATACTATTTATTACTAGTTGCAATCAGGCTGAAGATAAGAAGCAGGTGATAGATGAATCACCTAAGCAACTTAGAGCGCTCATAGTAGACGGTCAAAACAATCATGGAGTATGGCCTAAAACAACGATGATGATGAAATCATATCTAGAAGAAACAGGTCTTTTTGAAGTAGATATTTACAGAACGGCTTATACGTACCAGGGACCTCATCACGGTATTGTAGACGGACTCAATCACGATAGTATCACACAATTGGTCGAAAAGTATAGAGTAGATGATGCACGAATACATGAAGTAAAAGATAGCATCATTGCCGATGCTTCTTTTAATCCCGAATTTGATACATATGATGTGATCTTATCAAACTTTGGTGACAAAACTGCGAATTGGCCTGAGGATACAAAAGAAGATTTTGAATCTTATATGAAGAATGGTGGCGGTCTTGTGGTTGTGCATGGAGCAAATAATTCTTGGGGAGACTGGCCTGCATTTAATAAGATGATAGGTGTAGGTGGCTGGGGAAACCGCCCACACGATAGACTTAATCAGATTTACATTAACGAAGAAGAACAACTTAAGATTGAACCAAGTAATGGTGAGGAATCTTCACACGGTCCAGAAACCGAATTTGTACTAACAGCCTGGGATACATTACACCCTATCATGCGCGGATTACCTAAGCAATGGATGCATACTAAAGACGAACTCTATGATCGTTTGCGCGGCCCTGCTAAGAATGTAAATGTATTATACTACGCTTATTCTGATGTAGAGGGAAATGCACAACCGTGGGCCCCAGAAAATAAAGGATCAGGCAGGGGAGAGCCGCTTATTATGACTATAAATTATGAGAAAGGACGTGTATTCCATACTGCCTTAGGACATATGGATATTTCTATGGAGAGTGTCGGCTTTATAACGACCTTGCAGCGAGGAGCAGAGTGGGCAGCCACTGGGAGGGTAACACAAGAAGTGCCAAGTGATTTCCCAACAAAAAAGAGCGCCGTAAAGCGCTCTTGGAGATAA
- the thiL gene encoding thiamine-phosphate kinase has protein sequence MLEDKNQERTSLSELGEFGLIDHLTKHFKIHHKSTVVSVGDDAAVLKFPKSQVIVTTDLLVEGVHFDLSYVPLKHLGYKSVMANLSDVYAMNAEATQITVSIAVSNRFPLEALEELYAGIQTACTNYKVDLIGGDTTSSNVGLVISVTAIGHAAPKKIAKRSTAKAGDLLVVTGDIGAAYMGLQILEREKAVFKVNPNSQPDLEQYSYLIERQLKPEARKDVKGILESLEVQPTSMIDVSDGLSSEVLHICKNSGVGCNLYEDKIPLDPQVISSCEEFELDSTTIALSGGEDYELLFTISQDDFPKIKANPNFSIIGHMTEEKEGIHLITRANTKIPLVARGWNALQKED, from the coding sequence ATGTTAGAAGATAAAAATCAAGAGCGCACTTCGCTATCAGAATTAGGAGAATTTGGTCTTATTGACCACTTAACAAAGCACTTTAAAATCCATCATAAAAGCACGGTAGTTAGCGTGGGTGATGATGCTGCAGTGTTGAAGTTTCCTAAGAGTCAGGTTATTGTTACTACAGACCTTCTTGTAGAGGGTGTACATTTTGATTTAAGTTACGTGCCATTAAAACATTTAGGATATAAATCAGTGATGGCAAATCTATCTGACGTGTACGCTATGAATGCAGAGGCTACTCAGATTACAGTTTCAATCGCGGTTTCAAATCGTTTCCCACTAGAGGCACTAGAAGAATTATATGCAGGCATTCAAACTGCATGTACTAACTATAAAGTGGATCTTATAGGTGGGGATACTACATCGTCTAATGTAGGTTTAGTAATAAGTGTTACGGCAATAGGCCACGCAGCACCTAAAAAAATTGCAAAGAGATCTACTGCCAAAGCTGGAGATTTACTTGTGGTAACAGGAGATATAGGTGCAGCATATATGGGTTTACAAATCCTAGAGAGAGAAAAGGCAGTTTTTAAAGTAAATCCTAACAGCCAGCCAGATCTTGAGCAGTATAGTTACCTTATTGAACGCCAACTTAAACCAGAAGCACGTAAAGATGTTAAGGGAATTCTAGAATCTCTAGAAGTACAGCCTACATCAATGATTGATGTAAGTGACGGACTATCATCAGAAGTACTGCATATATGTAAAAATTCTGGTGTAGGGTGTAATCTATATGAAGATAAAATCCCGCTTGATCCTCAAGTTATAAGTAGTTGTGAGGAGTTTGAACTAGATAGTACTACTATAGCATTAAGCGGAGGAGAGGATTATGAGCTTTTATTTACAATTAGTCAAGATGACTTTCCAAAAATAAAAGCAAACCCTAATTTTTCTATTATAGGTCACATGACAGAAGAGAAAGAAGGTATACACCTCATCACACGAGCAAATACTAAAATACCATTAGTTGCTCGTGGATGGAATGCACTTCAAAAAGAAGATTAA
- a CDS encoding HesB/IscA family protein, which yields MIKVDSQAKTKIASLMQEDGFDVTTDYVRVGVKSGGCSGLSYDLHFDKTHQEDDKVFEDNDVKLIVDKKSFLYLIGTTLEYSGGLNGKGFVFNNPNAQRTCGCGESFSL from the coding sequence ATGATTAAAGTAGATTCACAAGCAAAAACTAAAATCGCAAGCCTCATGCAGGAAGACGGTTTTGATGTAACTACGGACTATGTGCGCGTAGGCGTAAAAAGTGGTGGTTGCAGTGGTTTATCATACGATCTTCATTTTGACAAAACGCATCAAGAAGATGATAAAGTTTTTGAAGATAATGATGTAAAGCTAATAGTAGACAAGAAGAGTTTCCTTTATTTAATAGGTACTACACTAGAATATAGTGGCGGACTTAATGGAAAAGGATTTGTTTTTAACAATCCAAATGCACAGCGTACCTGTGGATGCGGAGAAAGCTTTTCTCTATAA